The Streptomyces durmitorensis genome contains the following window.
TGCCCCGCAGTTGCTTCACGCCCTCGTTGATGAGGTTGAAGCCGTGGACGTACGCCTCGCTCAGGCCGCCGCCCCCGGTGTTGATCGGCAGGCGGCCCCCGCTCTCCAGCGCGCCTCCTTCCGTGAACGCGCCGCCTTCGCCCCGGCCGCAGAAGCCGTATCCCTCCAGGGACAGCGGGATCAGGGGGGTGAACGCGTCGTAGATCTGGGCCACGTCCACGTCCTGTGGTGCGAAGTCCGCCTGCTTCCAGAGGTGGCGGGCCGCCGTCCAGGCCGGGCCCGTCAGCGGGTCGTCGTTCCAGTAGTTGACCATCCCGTGGTGCTGCGCGGGCAGGCCCTGGGCGACCGAGTGGATGTACACCGGCTTCTGGCGGCAGTCCCGCGCCCGTTCGGCCGAGACGATGACGCACGCCAACGCCCCGTCCGTCTCCAGGCAGTTGTCGAAGAGGCAGAGCGGCTCGCTGATCCAGCGCGAGGACATGTACATCTCGCGGGTCAGCGGCCGTTCGTACATCATCGCGGCCGGGTTCTGGTTCGCGCGGTTCCTGCACGCGAGGGCCACGTTGAACAGGTGGTCGCGGGTCGCCCCGTACTCGTGCATGT
Protein-coding sequences here:
- a CDS encoding lipid-transfer protein; this translates as MASLKDATAIVGIGQTAFAKQLPEDEKTLACRAIVAALDDAGIAPSEVDAFASYTMEETDEVEVAKAIGAGDVTFFSKVGYGGGGSCATIAHLAAAVATGQANVGIAWRSRKRGSGPRPWKNTAVQLPTPGQWTRPFGLLRPADEIGMLARRYMHEYGATRDHLFNVALACRNRANQNPAAMMYERPLTREMYMSSRWISEPLCLFDNCLETDGALACVIVSAERARDCRQKPVYIHSVAQGLPAQHHGMVNYWNDDPLTGPAWTAARHLWKQADFAPQDVDVAQIYDAFTPLIPLSLEGYGFCGRGEGGAFTEGGALESGGRLPINTGGGGLSEAYVHGFNLINEGVKQLRGTSTAQVPDAATCLVTAGEGVPTSAVLLRAP